The following coding sequences are from one Triticum aestivum cultivar Chinese Spring chromosome 5A, IWGSC CS RefSeq v2.1, whole genome shotgun sequence window:
- the LOC123105948 gene encoding serine/threonine-protein kinase ATG1a (The sequence of the model RefSeq protein was modified relative to this genomic sequence to represent the inferred CDS: added 37 bases not found in genome assembly) yields MEEERAVPPPAPRVVGEYELGEMVGKGTFAEVFRAVHAPTGARVAVKEIDRRRVDDHVRRGILQEMSILGSLSHPNILRLINTIETGEKLFLVLEYCDGGDLEAYRQTHGGPRNRLPEATARDFARQLAEGLKVLRGQRIVHRDLKPQNLLLSADGDAITLKIGDFGFARSLMHENLAATFCGSPYYMAPEIWRGDKYDAKADLWSVGVILFQLVTGELPFLGENRVELCEKVLSSSGLSFPPDIEADLHPEFIDLCRRLICLDPAERMPFEEFFNHNFLATARNSEIVDESHHALDLRDTCQTVSSAVVKVKSESVDSKVFDSWEWIEREYVLVQANTTSMELLSSLEKPMKDVTGARPRCDDISTISGPVQSQNRDSLYRLKSHGCTPLSASRESTTMENLRGRPLDCYTRLHLLNQYIVILTELAQEKLFKGLDLEALSLELVILAIWKEALNACSLLPDALDDGSFSTFAHENYFPKSDQRLSPNVAHGLDFTRPASVRYWVESGFIKAYDRAEKISHRLRENNDNTEMPDAMEIIFQTALVYGKSGATKELLGCQSRSMALYSKAIILLTFILQEATALPLNPVFSLSPFNQQRIHRYITNLRSHLCSAQLSGQQQRSIKN; encoded by the exons GGGTGGTGGGGGAGTACGAGCTCGGGGAGATGGTGGGGAAGGGGACGTTCGCGGAGGTGTTCCGCGCCGTGCACGCCCCCACCGGCGCGCGCGTCGCCGTCAAGGAGATCGACCGCCGCCGCGTCGACGACCACGTCCGCCGCGGCATCCTCCAGGAGATGAGCATCCTCGGCAGCCTCTCCCACCCCAACATCCTGCGCCTCATCAACACCATCGAG ACGGGGGAGAAGCTGTTCCTGGTGCTGGAGTACTGCGACGGGGGCGACCTCGAGGCCTACAGGCAAACGCACGGCGGGCCGCGCAACCGGCTGCCGGAGGCCACCGCCAGGGACTTCGCCCGGCAGCTCG CCGAGGGGCTCAAGGTGCTGAGGGGCCAGAGGATCGTGCACCGAGACCTCAAACCCCAG AACCTTCTGCTATCAGCCGATGGGGACGCCATTACATTGAAAATTGGCGATTTTGGGTTTGCCAG ATCTCTGATGCATGAAAATTTGGCTGCCACTTTTTGTGGCTCTCCATATTATATGGCCCCAGAAATCTGGCGAGGGGATAAATATGATGCAAAG GCAGATTTATGGAGTGTTGGAGTCATTCTTTTCCAGCTAGTAACAGGGGAGCTACCATTTCTTGGGGAGAATAGAGTGGAG CTGTGCGAAAAAGTATTGTCATCTAGTGGCCTCAGTTTCCCTCCAGATATAGAGGCTGATTTACATCCTGAGTTTATTGACCTGTGCAGAAGACTCATATGCCTTGATCCAG CGGAGAGAATGCCTTTTGAGGAATTCTTTAATCACAACTTTTTGGCAACAGCAAG GAACAGTGAAATCGTGGATGAATCCCATCATGCTCTTGATTTAAGGGATACATGCCAGACTGTCTCTTCTGCTGTCGTCAAAGTAAAGTCTGAAAGTGTAGATTCAAAAG TATTTGATTCATGGGAGTGGATTGAACGAGAATATGTACTAGTTCAGGCAAACACTACTTCCATGGAGTTGCTGTCTTCACTTGAGAAACCAATGAAGGATGTTACAGGTGCAAGACCCCGCTGTGATGATATATCCACTATCAGTGGGCCTGTTCAGAGTCAAAACAGAGACTCACTCTATAGATTGAAATCCCATGGATGTACTCCACTGTCCGCTTCCCGTGAGTCAACTACTATGGAAAATCTGCGAGGGAGGCCACTTGATTGTTATACAAGGCTTCACCTACTGAATCAGTATATTGTCATTCTCACAGAACTTGCTCAGGAGAAG CTTTTTAAAGGGCTGGACCTGGAGGCACTATCACTTGAACTTGTGATACTTGCTATCTGGAAAGAGGCGCTTAATGCATGTAGCTTATTGCCGGATGCTTTAGATGATGGAAGTTTTTCGACATTTGCACACGAGAATTACTTTCCTAAGAGTGATCAGCGTCTATCCCCGAATGTAGCGCATGGATTGGATTTCACTAGGCCGGCTTCTGTTCGTTACTGGGTTGAAAGTGGGTTCATCAAGGCATATGACCGTGCTGAGAAGATATCACATAGGTTGCGGGAGAACAATG ATAACACTGAGATGCCAGACGCAATGGAGATCATATTCCAAACTGCTTTAGTATATGGGAAAAGTGGCGCT ACAAAGGAACTTTTGGGATGCCAAAGCAGATCAATGGCGCTATACTCAAAAGCAATCATCCTGCTCACATTTATATTGCAGGAAGCAACTGCTTTGCCACTGAATCCAGTCTTCTCCCTTTCACCATTCAATCAGCAGCGTATCCATAGGTACATAACTAATTTGAGGAGTCATCTCTGCAGTGCTCAGTTGAGCGGGCAACAGCAGAGGTCCATCAAGAACTAA